In the Raphanus sativus cultivar WK10039 unplaced genomic scaffold, ASM80110v3 Scaffold2302, whole genome shotgun sequence genome, CCCCTTTGATCATCTGCAGGCTTTGAAGCAGTCTTTGCGTTCTTGTTACCTTCATCATCTGAATCGAATAAAAATCCCTCCAGAGTTCCTAAATTGGTAAAAAAACCAGTTTACCAAAATCCACAGTACTGCTATAAGAAGACAATAATATCAATTCCACTCTAGAAAAAAAGTATAGAAAATGAGCTTACCTTCCACCATCGTTTCTGCTTCATAAACGTTAGATACTCGTGTTAGCTGTACGAAGTCATTCATAATAGCTTCAATCTGACAAGGGAAACATATAATCCAATAAAGTTTATTACTCCATTCTATGTTTTAGTTTTCCATATGTTTCAAGTCAAGATTCATGAGCAGGAGTAATATATATACAGCTTAGGAGAGGCTATTACCAACCTTTGCCTCTGACTGACCTACGTTAACCTGAAATTGCAAGATCTCTGGTGTGAGTACTTGTATAATACAAGTTaccttaaaatttgaaataggTATAAAGTCAGAAAAAAAACGTACTACGCAAAATGTTCTGGATGGGACAATTGTTGATTTATATATGGTTCCTGAAACATGAAATGATAAACTGGTTCTGTTACATGCTACATAATCAGTTCTGTTCTGTTTGGCTCAACAGGCATAGCTAACTACCCATTTTGAAAGTTCAATAGGAAAAAATGAAAACGAGAAGCATAAAGAGTGAAGCCAGCGATATTGAGGGAGGGGGAGGAGACATGCCTTTCAAGTCGAAGAACATGTCCTCGGTTGTGTCTGAAACAACGACGCGTCCAACAGCCCCCATGTCTCCGCTCAGATCTATTGAGTCCCCTTCACACTCAACGAGTACCTGTGATATAGTTCACCGCTTTTGTTAACAACTGCGCTCTGTCTACAAGAAAACTCTAAATGGGAGGAATTTCATTGTTTGACAATGGGATTACCTTTGTACGATTCACCTTCTCAGAAAGTACCAAAGGCAATCTTGAACTTGAGCCCTGGAATTTGTAAATCTGGTCATAAGGAAAAAAACCAGAGAAGAAACAATAATACTGATCCTACTACCACAAGGTACTTACAGAAGAAGAAGGCTTGGTGTTCTTATCCGTTGTCACTTCCTCGGCTACTATGGAATCTGTATCTTTATCTGAATAGTAGAGGAACCGTTACATCACGTCCGAAGAATATTAAATTCACAAACCTTTGGTACGATTTATTCATACCTTCACTTATTTCTTGTGCAATGTTTTCTTGCTTGAGTATCTGGCGGCCACTATTTGGCTTTTTCTTAGGAGATTTTTTCTTTGGAGCCTTCTTAACCGCAGGTTCTTCCTCTTGTTCTAGAATAACAAGATCCTCATCCTTCTCATCCTCTTCAGTTGAGATAATTACTTGCTCCCTTATCGGATCACTGGAGGGTGGTTCAGAATCAGATGAGACAAGCCATACAGAATCATCTCCTCCCtgataaaagaacaaaacaagatAAACACTAACCTGTCAACTCCACCGTTGGTTAGTTATAAACACTCCATAGAGTTCCacacatataaaaaaaagactAGAATACTAAGACGGGCTATAGAGCAGGCGAAAGACTGCCACCTAATAATATCCAACATGGCTCACGCAGCTGGGAAGCTTCTCTAGATGAGGGTTTATAACTAACCAACATACTTGATACTACAATTTATTCATGCAAACAAGAAAGACATGAAACACACTAACTAACCAACTAAGGCAAGAAGacgcaacaaaaaaaaagtacaaaCGAGTACAACAGAGACGGGGTTCAAACAAATGTTTCTTACTTGCTTGGTAGAGCCTTCTACACTGACTTTGATTCCCTTCTGTTTCTCTGCAAATTGTTCcccagtcaaaaaaaaaaaaaaaaagcctttaAGAGCTCAACAGTTTTGATAATAGtgttttcctttaaaaaatctCAGACATCATCTGAAAACAAATCTACAATACCTTCAAGTTTGAGAGTAGCATCAGCTTTCTTCTTTCTAGAGAACACCTGGTGAACACTCACTTGATCTGTCACCAACTTCGTTTCAGAGTCCAGAGCCGTGGTGGCTTCAGAGTCATCAGTCAAAGGAAGAGACGAAATGGTTTCAGATTCCTTATAAGGACTATCATCTGGAGCAGACTCAGACGACGAAGATAGTGATAACAATGAAGTGGTGGTGGGTGTCTGCACAgtgcacacacacacaaaaaaaaaaaaaaacttccacGTTTCAAATGTGTATTCATTAACGAAATCAAATTGAATCAAAAAAAGGAAACCTGGAAAGAACGAAGCCAATCGGGAGATCCCTCTCtggagctgctgctgctgctactcATATTTTCACTTCCTCAGAGCTCAAAAACAACAATCCAAAGCTTCTTCCAACTTCAATCTCCACTCAAATTACAGCACAttaatcaaaaccctaaaagagacctttttttacaaaaccaaaaccaTAGATTCGGATGAAAATCGAAGCTCAACTCACCTAACGAAGAAGTCGAAATTGAGCAATTTAACTAGCGAATTATACGGAACGTTAAAATCTTCGGAGATGAGATCCAGAAAAAAGGAATCTCGACGGCGACTGGGAGAAGAGAGCGAGCGAAAGCTTCCTACGCCAGGCGAGATTGTGAAAGAAAGACGCGGGAAGATTGG is a window encoding:
- the LOC108828188 gene encoding DNA-binding protein BIN4 isoform X2, translating into MSSSSSSSREGSPDWLRSFQTPTTTSLLSLSSSSESAPDDSPYKESETISSLPLTDDSEATTALDSETKLVTDQVSVHQVFSRKKKADATLKLEEKQKGIKVSVEGSTKQGGDDSVWLVSSDSEPPSSDPIREQVIISTEEDEKDEDLVILEQEEEPAVKKAPKKKSPKKKPNSGRQILKQENIAQEISEDKDTDSIVAEEVTTDKNTKPSSSGSSSRLPLVLSEKVNRTKVLVECEGDSIDLSGDMGAVGRVVVSDTTEDMFFDLKGTIYKSTIVPSRTFCVVNVGQSEAKIEAIMNDFVQLTRVSNVYEAETMVEGTLEGFLFDSDDEGNKNAKTASKPADDQRGDTAEITKGSGKAKEKSENVVVGKKRGRPTKEKQQQQQPAKKARSCASKKTKPKR
- the LOC108828188 gene encoding DNA-binding protein BIN4 isoform X1, with amino-acid sequence MSSSSSSSREGSPDWLRSFQTPTTTSLLSLSSSSESAPDDSPYKESETISSLPLTDDSEATTALDSETKLVTDQVSVHQVFSRKKKADATLKLEEKQKGIKVSVEGSTKQGGDDSVWLVSSDSEPPSSDPIREQVIISTEEDEKDEDLVILEQEEEPAVKKAPKKKSPKKKPNSGRQILKQENIAQEISEDKDTDSIVAEEVTTDKNTKPSSSGSSSRLPLVLSEKVNRTKVLVECEGDSIDLSGDMGAVGRVVVSDTTEDMFFDLKGTIYKSTIVPSRTFCVVRFFSDFIPISNFKVTCIIQVLTPEILQFQVNVGQSEAKIEAIMNDFVQLTRVSNVYEAETMVEGTLEGFLFDSDDEGNKNAKTASKPADDQRGDTAEITKGSGKAKEKSENVVVGKKRGRPTKEKQQQQQPAKKARSCASKKTKPKR